The Pseudomonas rhizosphaerae genomic sequence CCTGGAGTTCTCCATCGACGACTCGACCCACCACGTCGTGGTCAAGGTCATCGCTACGGACAGCGGTGAAATCATTCGTCAGTTGCCGACCGAGGCCGCGCTCAAGCTAGCGCAAAGCCTCGCCGACGGTCGCAGCGGTCTGCTCGACGCGAAGATCTGAACTGGCACGAAAAATGTAGCTGGGTGTGCTTGGGGCGGTATCCGTCAAAAACACGCCTGACTCGATTCTAGGAGATTGCGATGGCTACTGTTTCCTCCACCACCGGCACCACGGCCACTACCGCGACCGCCAGTACCTCCAGTACCAGTACCACGACCAGCACCAGCGGCGCGATCAAGTCCAGCGGTGTAGGCTCAGGCATCGATACCGACGCTATCGTCAAAGCGTTGGTGAATGCTGAAAAAGCGCCCAAGCAGAAGCAGATCGATACGCAAACGCTGACCACTTCCACGACCTTGACCGCCGTGGGCACCGTCAAGAGCGCGCTGGAAACCTATCGCACTGCCGTTGCAGCGATGAACAAGGCCTCGACCTTCAGTGGCTTGACCAGTGCTTCGTCCAACGAGAAGACCGCGTCGGTGACCGTGACCGATTCTGCCTCCAACGGTACCTACTCGCTGGAAGTGACCAGCCTGGCCAGCGCCTCGAAGATCTCTTCCGGCGTGTATGCCGAGAAGAGCGCGGCGGTGGTCAACGCTACGTCGTCGGCTCAGGACCTGACGATCAGTCAATCCGGCAAGGACAGCAAAGTCAGCATTCCGGCAGGCGCCACGCTGGCGCAGACCCGTGATCTGATCAATACCCAGATGGCCAGCCGTGGCATCAGTGCCAACATCCTGACCGACGCCAGTGGCTCGCGTCTGGTACTGAGTTCGTCGACCACAGGCTCGGGCACCGAAATTTCCATGTCGGCCAATGCCGACAGCGGGCTCGACAAATTGACTACTACCACCACCGTTACTGCGCCAGGCAATGCGAAATACAAGATCGACGGCATCGAGATGGAATCGTCGACCAACACAGTAGCAGCTGCTATCAGTGGCGTGTCGATCAAACTGTTGGAGGCCGGCGGTGAAAAGACGACCATCAGCGTCACCACCAACACCGACACCCTGAAAAAAGCCACCACCGGGTTCGTCGACGCCTACAACGCGCTCATGACCCAGCTCAACACCTTGACCAAGGTCAGTACCAGTGCCGATGGGACGACCAGCGGAGGAGGCCTGACCGGCGACTCCACCGTGCGCCATTTAATCCAGTCGATGCGTAACGAGCTGGTATCATCCTCGGGCTCAAGCAAGCTGACGCTGGGGCAGTTCGGGATCAACACCGACCAGAAAACCGGCCTGCTGGTGATGGACGATGCCAAGTGGAACACTGCCATGGCGGACACCGCCAGCGTGGCGGCCATCCAGGACATGTTCACCGGCAAGGACGGCCTGCTGTCGCGCATGACAACTGCGACCGACGCCTATGCCGTAAAGGGTGGCATTTTATCTTCACGTTCGGACTCACTCTCCGGCACGTTGACCAAACTGACCGAGCAGCAGCAAGCCCTGGATCGCCGGATCAAAAACCTCACCGATACATTGAACGCCAAGTATTCCGCGATGGACACCCTCGTTGCGCAGCTGAACGCCACCAGCAAGAGCATCATGACCACGCTCAATGCGCTGAACAAAACCGATAGCGATTGATTCCTGGTGAAAGCCGCGGGCCCGGTTCCTACCGGGCTTTTGCGTATCCACACCCTGCGAATTCCTCTATATCGCCGACGTTATCGGCCTGATGTCACATTCCCTCGCATATTCCCTTTTGGCTGGCTAAAGTTTTTCCCGCCCGCGACGACATAGTAACCAAGCGATACAACATCAAATCATGTGTTACGAGGTCCGCGACAATGAACGCCATGAGAGCGCTGAGCCAATACCAGAAGGTCGATTCCCATGCCCAGACATCCGAGGCCACGCCGCACAGGCTGGTGCAGATGCTGATGCAGGGGAGCCTCGATCGCATGGCCCAGGCCAAGGGTGCGCTGAGCCGT encodes the following:
- the fliD gene encoding flagellar filament capping protein FliD is translated as MATVSSTTGTTATTATASTSSTSTTTSTSGAIKSSGVGSGIDTDAIVKALVNAEKAPKQKQIDTQTLTTSTTLTAVGTVKSALETYRTAVAAMNKASTFSGLTSASSNEKTASVTVTDSASNGTYSLEVTSLASASKISSGVYAEKSAAVVNATSSAQDLTISQSGKDSKVSIPAGATLAQTRDLINTQMASRGISANILTDASGSRLVLSSSTTGSGTEISMSANADSGLDKLTTTTTVTAPGNAKYKIDGIEMESSTNTVAAAISGVSIKLLEAGGEKTTISVTTNTDTLKKATTGFVDAYNALMTQLNTLTKVSTSADGTTSGGGLTGDSTVRHLIQSMRNELVSSSGSSKLTLGQFGINTDQKTGLLVMDDAKWNTAMADTASVAAIQDMFTGKDGLLSRMTTATDAYAVKGGILSSRSDSLSGTLTKLTEQQQALDRRIKNLTDTLNAKYSAMDTLVAQLNATSKSIMTTLNALNKTDSD